The following proteins are encoded in a genomic region of Brachypodium distachyon strain Bd21 chromosome 1, Brachypodium_distachyon_v3.0, whole genome shotgun sequence:
- the LOC104581997 gene encoding putative B3 domain-containing protein Os03g0621600: MGDFLTFKYDGISEMKVLIFDPSGCEKTLPCLPMKNATHGQEPDDIASHFHDTPMNSPQTEISNQGNNTVDISSSSSPSRSSGYVSSSEDDLESLSPKRLILCGRTRPTGSQKKRLKEKIQAIHSEIPIYGCVIRKSSIQGTPCTMEICRKYADLYLPFEDETMKFRRDGKRWYVRCCISNSYQAKSAKRLKKGWREFAHDNNLQLGDICLFKLLKKKKYTMGSSKEKEYTMDVHIIRK, encoded by the exons ATGGGGGATTTCTTGACATTCAAGTACGATGGGATCTCTGAAATGAAGGTTCTAATCTTTGATCCAAGTGGCTGCGAGAAAACACTTCCATGTCTTCCCATGAAAAATGCTACTCATGGTCAAGAACCAGATGACATCGCAAGCCATTTTCATGATACTCCCATGAATTCACCACAAACTGAAATCTCAAACCAAGGGAATAACACTGTGGATATAAGCTCATCTAGCTCTCCATCCAGATCGTCAG GTTATGTTTCATCTTCAGAAGATGATCTAGAATCACTTTCTCCGAAGAGGTTAATCCTCTGCGGACGCACTCGCCCTACGGGTTCTCAGAAGAAAAGGCTGAAAGAGAAGATTCAGGCTATTCATTCAGAAATTCCCATCTATGGGTGCGTCATCAGGAAGAGTAGTATTCAAGGAACTCCTTGTACCATG GAAATATGCAGAAAATATGCTGATCTATACCTTCCATTTGAGGATGAAACAATGAAGTTTCGACGCGATGGTAAGAGATGGTATGTGCGATGTTGTATTAGTAATTCGTACCAAGCCAAGAGTGCTAAAAGGCTCAAGAAAGGTTGGAGAGAGTTTGCGCATGACAACAATTTGCAGTTGGGAGATATCTGCCTCTTCAAGCtcctgaagaaaaagaagtacACTATGGGTTCCTCGAAAGAGAAGGAATACACTATGGATGTCCATATCATTCGGAAGTAA